GCCGTTGTCACTGCGCACCTGCACGGCGGTGACGATGGCGTTCTGCCGCACGCCGCGCGACAGCGCCGCCAGCCGCGGTATGTCGAGCTCCCAGACCGCGTCGGTGATGCCCGGCTCGACCGTGCGGCCCAGCGAGGCCAGATCGTCGACGATGGCCGCGCGCACCGTGACGGTCTGGATCGCCATCTGCACCCCGGTGACCGTCAGCGACAGCAGCAGGTACCACGGCAGCATCGAATAGAGCAGCCGGCGCGCCAGGGTCTGCCGGCCGGTCATGGGCGGTGGGTGCGCGCCGCCGCAGGCCACCACCACGAGGTGTCCGGGGCCGGTGATCCGGCGGGCAGGTTGGGGTTGTCGAGCGTGATGACCTGGCGCTTTTCCTTCTGCAGCGCGGCGATGTCGGCGGCGTGATGGGCCTCGAACAGCTTGCGGAACGAGCCGTCGGCCAGCGCCAGGCGCAAGCCGCGCTCGATGCGCCGGGCCAGTTCGGGCTGCGTCGGGTTGACCCAGAAATAGATCGGGAACGCAAAGAACAGCGCCTTGCTCGACTCGATCACCAGATCCGGGAACTGCGCGTGGCGTTCGGCCAGTTCGCGGCGGGCTTCGTTCAGGCCCCGCGGAAAGGCGTCGAAACGACCGGCCGAGAGCATCACGAACAGGTTCTCGTAACTCGACGACGTGGTCACCGAATAGCCGTTGGCCCGCATGATCGGCAGGTCGGCCCACTGGCTGTTGAGGCCGAACTCGAGCTGGCTGCGCAAGGCCTGCGCATCCATCGCGGCGATGCGCGGCTGATCGGCCGAGCGGATCACCAGCAGGCGGAAGCCGACGATGCCGCGCAGGATGTCGATCCGGATCGGCAGCAGCCGGGCCTCGCGCTCCGGGTTGGTGCCCAGCGCGATCACGTCGATCGCGCCGGCCTGCAGCAGCGTGACGGCGCGGTTCTGAGTGATCTCGTCCGCATACGGCTGCAATCGTGGCGGCACCTGGCCCGCCGCGGTCTGCGCCAGCGCAAGCTCCAGCAGCTTCCAGCGGTAGTCGTAGATCGGGCCGGCCGGAAAGGTGCGCAGCTCGGGTGGCGCCGCGGCGAGCGGGTCGCTGCCGAACAGGAGCAGAAACAGGAGCGCAACCGCCGCGAGAAACCGCCGGCAACGCCACGACTCTCTCGTCAACGTCATCGCGTGCCTTTCATCGGTCTGGGCGGTGGGTGCACCAAGGGGGGTTCGCCATGAAGGGGCGCTCAAGCGCCCGCCGGCATGCCGATTCACTTTACACCCGCCGCCAGCCGGTGCGCCCGCGGGCGACCGGCCCGGCGTCAGTCGACGTCCAGACCGGCGCTGCGCGATTCGGCCTCGCCGATCGTGCGCAGGTGCGCCAGGCGCTTGCGGGTGGCCGGGTGGGTCGAGGTGTCGCCCACGTTGGGCACCACCATCAGCGCGCCGCGCACGCTGCCCAGGCCCCAGCCCCGGGCGCGGATGCTGCGCCAGGCGAAGGCATCGGCGGCGTATTCGTGGCCATGCACCAGCGCGGACGCCTCGCGGCCCAGCTTCGGTGCGACGGCGTCGGTGACGTCGGGCGTCACTTCGGCCGGGATGTGGCGGGCATAGACCGCGCACAGCTCGGCCCAGTGGCCCATCTGCACATGCCCGAGTTCGTGCGCCAGGATGAACAGCCGCTCGCCCTCGTCGAGCACCGCCAGGCCGGCACTGATCACGATCACCCGGCCGGACAGCGTCTCGGCGTGCACCGGTCCGTCGACCACCAGCAGCTCGACATCCGGGCGCGGCGACTGGCGCGCCAGCAGGCCCTCGAAGTCCTGGCGCAGCAGCTCGGCGCGTGGGTCGCTGACGGCCTGGCGCTTCAGTTCGTCGAGCTTCTGGCGATGCGAACGCGCCAGCACCGACAGGATGCCCTCGGCCGAAACCGGCGCAGCCAGCACGATCGCCACCAGCAGCGCACCGGCCGACAGCCAGCCACCCCGGCCACGCCACGCGGTGCGCGCCCTCGCGCCGGAACCGGACAGACCGGGCTTGTTCATCGACTGCAACATGACGGTCCTTCGGTGGTCGAGAAATTGAGGTGCGGCGGCGGCAAGGCCCGCAACCTTGCCGGAATCGGGCCCGGGCGGCGGAACAACCACCCGTCAGACACGGACAAACTCCGGTCGGAACTCACTGTGCGGAGGGTTCGAACGCCGGCCGCCGCACCCGCCGCCTTGTCGCCGATGAACAGCAATCAGCGGGCCAGCCCGCACGGTGGCGTCGCACAACTTTACAAATCGGCCATCCGCGCAGCGGGTCGCGCTTGATACACCTCGGGGTGACGATCCACCGCGCACTCAGCAGGGTGACCCGCGCCACCGCAACCGATCCGCCAACCGAACCATGCACCGACCTCGATCCGATCCGACAAGCACCGGGCACACGTCGCCCGACACCACCGGCCCACGCCGCAGGGCCTGGGCGGTCTGGTGTTGCGGCGCCGCCCTGCTGGCCGGCTGTGCGACGCCGTTGCCATCCGAGCGCAGCGACGCGGCGCCACCGATCGCCGTGCCCGGGTCGTGGGCGGTTCGGCCCGCCGGCCACGCCGACGCCGACTCCGCGCCGATCGACGGCGCCGCCCTGGCCCGCTGGTGGCGCAGCTTCGACGATCCGCTGCTGGGCGAACTGGTCGAACGCGCGCTGGCGGCCAACACCGACCTGCAACTGGCGCGCAGCCGCGTCATCCAGGCGCGGGCGCTGCGTGATGTCAGCGCCGCCGCTGCCTCGCCCAACCTCGACCTCTCCGGCAGCGTCGGCACCAGCCAGTCCGGCCGCGGCAGCAGCGCGCTGCGCAGCAACAGCTGGCGCGCCGGGCTCGACGCCAGCTGGGAAATCGACGTCTGGGGCCGCCTCGGTGCCGGCACCCGCGCCGCCGAGCTGGACCTGGCCACCAGCCGCGCCGACCGCGCCACCACCGAAGCCGGCGTCGCCGCCGAGGTCGGCCTGGCCTACGTGCAACTGCGTGGCAGCCAGCGCCAGCTGCGCATCGCCCGCGACAACCTCGCCGCGCTCGAACAGACCGCCCAACTGACGCAATGGCGCGCCCAGGCCGGGCTGGTCAGCTCGCTCGACGCCGAACAGGCCCGCGCCAGCACCGCGCAGCAGCGCGCCTCGATCGGGCCGCTGCAGAACAGCGTCGTGCAGGCCGAACACCGCATCGCCGTGCTGCTGGGCCAGCCGCCCGGCACGCTGCGCGCGTTGCTCGGCAGCGCCGACGAGCGCATCACCCCGCCGATCCCGCTCGCCGCGCCGATGCCCGCCGGCGTGCCGGCACAGGTGCTGCGCCAGCGCCCCGACGTGCGCGCCGCCGAGCTGGCCATCGACGCCGAAAGCCAGCGCCTGGCCGCCAGCCGCGCCGCCGGTCGGCCGTCGTTCGCGATCAGCGGCACGCTGGCCTTGCAGGCCGCCACGCTCGGCGCGCTCGGCAACCCGGCCGCGACGCTCGCCACGCTGGGGGCGGCGGTGAACTGGCCGCTGTTCGACGGCGGCGCCCGCGCCGCGCAGATCCAGGCGCAGCAGGCAGTCCAGGCGCAGGCGCAGATCCGCTACCAGGCGGCGGTGCTGACGGCGCTGGAGGATGTCGAAAACGCCCTCGCC
This portion of the Leptothrix cholodnii SP-6 genome encodes:
- a CDS encoding M48 family metalloprotease, which codes for MLQSMNKPGLSGSGARARTAWRGRGGWLSAGALLVAIVLAAPVSAEGILSVLARSHRQKLDELKRQAVSDPRAELLRQDFEGLLARQSPRPDVELLVVDGPVHAETLSGRVIVISAGLAVLDEGERLFILAHELGHVQMGHWAELCAVYARHIPAEVTPDVTDAVAPKLGREASALVHGHEYAADAFAWRSIRARGWGLGSVRGALMVVPNVGDTSTHPATRKRLAHLRTIGEAESRSAGLDVD
- a CDS encoding efflux transporter outer membrane subunit, whose product is MHRPRSDPTSTGHTSPDTTGPRRRAWAVWCCGAALLAGCATPLPSERSDAAPPIAVPGSWAVRPAGHADADSAPIDGAALARWWRSFDDPLLGELVERALAANTDLQLARSRVIQARALRDVSAAAASPNLDLSGSVGTSQSGRGSSALRSNSWRAGLDASWEIDVWGRLGAGTRAAELDLATSRADRATTEAGVAAEVGLAYVQLRGSQRQLRIARDNLAALEQTAQLTQWRAQAGLVSSLDAEQARASTAQQRASIGPLQNSVVQAEHRIAVLLGQPPGTLRALLGSADERITPPIPLAAPMPAGVPAQVLRQRPDVRAAELAIDAESQRLAASRAAGRPSFAISGTLALQAATLGALGNPAATLATLGAAVNWPLFDGGARAAQIQAQQAVQAQAQIRYQAAVLTALEDVENALADQIYTQSRLAAYEAGVASARNALLLARQRYQAGLVDFSTLLEAQRTALSLDNGLVAAQTDLSLGRIRLNKALGGGWAEEE
- a CDS encoding substrate-binding periplasmic protein: MTLTRESWRCRRFLAAVALLFLLLFGSDPLAAAPPELRTFPAGPIYDYRWKLLELALAQTAAGQVPPRLQPYADEITQNRAVTLLQAGAIDVIALGTNPEREARLLPIRIDILRGIVGFRLLVIRSADQPRIAAMDAQALRSQLEFGLNSQWADLPIMRANGYSVTTSSSYENLFVMLSAGRFDAFPRGLNEARRELAERHAQFPDLVIESSKALFFAFPIYFWVNPTQPELARRIERGLRLALADGSFRKLFEAHHAADIAALQKEKRQVITLDNPNLPAGSPAPDTSWWWPAAARTHRP